A part of Synergistaceae bacterium genomic DNA contains:
- a CDS encoding Rrf2 family transcriptional regulator, with amino-acid sequence MKISTKGRYALRMLLDLAEHQDEGYISLKDVAERQNISKNYLEQIITLLKNTDMLRTTRGSQGGYKLAKPPSQYTVGEILRITEGNLAPVACLVDDVNECERSSFCMTVGIWRELGKVIEDYLNGITLQSILDKHHNLDVADQYCI; translated from the coding sequence ATGAAAATATCGACGAAAGGGAGATACGCTCTGCGAATGTTGCTGGATCTGGCGGAACATCAGGATGAGGGATATATTTCACTGAAGGACGTGGCCGAAAGACAGAACATTTCAAAAAACTATCTGGAGCAGATCATCACCCTGCTGAAAAATACCGATATGCTGCGGACCACCCGCGGTTCTCAGGGCGGGTACAAACTGGCGAAGCCCCCTTCGCAGTACACGGTGGGGGAAATCCTTCGCATCACGGAGGGAAACCTCGCCCCTGTAGCCTGTCTGGTGGACGATGTCAATGAATGCGAGCGCAGTTCCTTCTGTATGACCGTCGGTATCTGGCGAGAGTTGGGGAAAGTCATAGAAGATTATTTGAACGGGATCACCCTCCAGAGTATTCTGGACAAACATCACAACCTCGACGTTGCCGATCAGTATTGCATATAA
- the cysK gene encoding cysteine synthase A has product MPIYSKITDLIGKTPLLELGRYSEKQGLPVKIVGKLEYFNPAGSVKDRIAKAMVDEAEVKGILKPDSVIIEPTSGNTGIGLAAVAAARGYRIILTMPETMSVERRNLLKAYGAELVLTEGAKGMKGAIAKAEELARSTPHSFIPSQFTNLANPKIHRETTGPEIWQDTDGKVDVFISGIGTGGTITGAGQFLKSKKPSVHVVAVEPAGSPVLSKGTPGTHKIQGIGAGFVPEVLDTAVYDEIIPVEDEKAFETGRLIARTEGLLVGISSGAAVWAAVQIAKRPEFAGKLIVALLPDTGERYLSTPMFAG; this is encoded by the coding sequence ATGCCCATCTATTCGAAAATTACGGATTTAATAGGAAAGACGCCCCTCCTGGAACTTGGACGCTACAGCGAGAAGCAGGGACTGCCCGTGAAAATTGTGGGAAAGCTGGAATATTTCAACCCGGCGGGAAGCGTCAAGGACCGCATCGCCAAAGCGATGGTGGACGAGGCGGAGGTAAAGGGGATCCTGAAACCGGATTCGGTCATCATCGAGCCCACCAGCGGGAACACCGGCATCGGGCTTGCCGCCGTCGCCGCGGCCCGGGGCTATCGGATCATCCTGACCATGCCGGAGACCATGAGCGTCGAGCGCCGCAACCTTTTGAAGGCCTACGGCGCGGAGCTGGTGCTCACCGAGGGCGCGAAGGGAATGAAGGGCGCCATCGCGAAGGCCGAAGAACTGGCCCGATCTACGCCCCACAGCTTTATCCCCAGTCAGTTTACGAACCTGGCCAACCCCAAAATTCACAGAGAGACGACGGGGCCGGAGATCTGGCAGGACACGGATGGAAAGGTGGACGTGTTCATCTCCGGCATCGGCACAGGCGGAACGATTACGGGCGCGGGGCAGTTTCTGAAGTCGAAAAAGCCCTCCGTTCACGTTGTGGCCGTGGAGCCCGCGGGGTCTCCCGTGCTGTCCAAAGGGACTCCCGGGACTCACAAGATTCAGGGCATCGGAGCGGGGTTCGTCCCTGAGGTGCTGGATACGGCTGTTTACGACGAAATCATCCCCGTGGAGGACGAAAAGGCCTTCGAAACGGGGCGGCTGATCGCCAGGACGGAAGGGCTTCTGGTGGGGATTTCCTCGGGAGCGGCGGTGTGGGCTGCCGTCCAGATCGCGAAACGTCCCGAATTTGCGGGAAAACTGATCGTGGCGCTGCTGCCGGATACGGGGGAGCGTTATCTTTCCACACCCATGTTTGCGGGGTAG